GGTGAGGGGGAGAGGCGTCTTGTCGCGCAGCGCACTCCACTCGGCGCGGGTGAGGTCGACGTAGGGAGTCGCCTCCGGCCGCTGCCGGTGGGCGCTCCGGGGCATCGAGGAGACCGGGGAGATCACAGTCCATTGTTACGGGAGTGTGGACGGGGTGGGGGGTGGAGTGCGTCACGCCCCTGCCCCCCACCCCGTCCATGGACGGTCAGCCGACCGCACCCTTCTCCGTCCAGCCGCTGCTCACCACCGTGGTGTACGCGCCCACCGTGCTCGCGCCACCGCGGTAGAAGCGGACCGTGCCCAGGTCGTCGTTCATGACCGCCCACATGTCCGGGATGCCGTCCAGGTTGACGTCCGGACCGCCCATGAGCAGGCGGACGGTCGAGGTGGTCCAGCCCGAGGACGCGTACGCGGTGTCCGTGCCGTTCAGCGAGTTGCCGGAGGTGGAGAGCGAGGCGAGGGTCGTGCCGCCGTTACCGTCGGACTTGCCGAAGCGGAGCCACAGCCGGCCGGAGGAAAGGATGCGGTAGACGAGGTCGACTTCGCCGTCCGCGTTGTGGTCGCCGACGGAGACCAGGTCGCGGTCGGCCCAGGCGGTGCCGTCGTTCTGGAGGACGGCACTGGAGAACGTACCGCCGGTGTAGCCGAGGAAGGCCCAGTACTGGGTGCCCGCGATGGCGAACAGGTCGGGCCTGTCGTCGTTGTCGATGTCGCCGACGGCGAGGATCTGGTCGAGGTCGGCCGGGTCGGGTGCGCCGGAGGGGAGGACGATCTCCGTCTGCCTGGTGATGTCGACGCTGCCGTATCCGTCGCCCGGGTAGACGTAGAGCCTGCCGTCGGGCATCCGGGCGACGAGGTCCTGGATGCCGTCGCCGGGCAGGAAGTCGCCGTTGTGGGTGATGAGCGCGCCGGTCCAGTACGAGTCGTACGCGTCGTCCTCCGCGAGGACCGCGCCCTCGTCGTGGGCGGCGGGCAGGGAGGCGTGGATGTCGCCGTTGCTGGGGGCCGGGTAGAGGCGCAGGTCGTCGAACTGGTCGATGACGAACAGGTCGGGCTTGGCGTCACCCGTGACGTCGCCGGGCGCGTCGGCGGTGTCACGCGGCTTCACGTAGAAGATGTATTTGAACGCCTCGGACACGTTGGAGGCGGCGTCCACGGCACGGACGTACAGCACGTTGGGCCCTGCGGAGGGCGGGGTGAGCGTGGCCGTGGCGGTGCCGCCTGCCGTGGCCGGGGTCGCGCTGTGGTTGAAGGTGCTGTTGTTGTACGAGAACTCGTATTTCACGGTGTCCTTGCTGCCCTGGGCGTCGAAGGTCGCCGCGCCGCCGGTGCCGAAGGAGACGCTGCTCCAGACGGCGCCCGTGCCGTCGTCCTCGGGGAAGGCGGTCGAGGTCACGTTGGGGGAGTTCGGCCGGGTCGCGTCGTAGACGAAGCCGCAGTTGCCGTCGCCCTTGGGGGCGTACGTGGAGCCCGATCCCGTGGCGTCGAGGCCGCGTACGCGCCAGTGGTACGTCTTGCCGTTGGCGAACTTGCTGCTGGAACCGTCGAGGCCGTCGAGGGTCACGCTCGCCTTGCCGGCGGAGTCCACGCTCACGGGGGTGTCGTAGAGCTTCGTGCTGCTGCCGTTCTGCCAGACCTCGAAGTCCAGGTACTTCAGGTCGCCGTCCGGGTCGGTGCCGGTGGCGTCGAAGGTCAGGTCGGCGCCGCCGACGGAGGCGTACGGGGAGGTCGTGTCGCAGTCGGGGCCCGGGGTCATGTGGAGCTTGGTGGGCTCGGCCGGCTTGCGGGTGTATTCCATGACGAGCTTGGGAGCGGCTTCGCTCTCGGCCTTGAACTTCTTCCAGGAGTACGAGGAGCTCTCGTCGGTGGCCTGGAGCCCGATGAAGAGGCTGACCCAGCCCGCGTCGGCGGCGTCCTGGGCGACGGACATGGCGTCGTATCTGACGTAGTCGTCCGGGCAGGAGGAGTTCCAGCCGTGGGCGAAGGACTTCACCCCGATCTGGCTCACCCAGCTCGGCTGGTTGTTCCAGGTGGTGGCGGAGGAGATGGGGCCGGTGCGCCACAGTTCCATCGAGCGGGCCGTGCAGGACCAGGCGTAGGTCTCCTGTAGCCGGATGTAGGCGCTCTTCATGGTGGCGCCCTTGATGCTGGTCTTCCAGCCGAGGCGGAAGAAGGAGCGGGACAGGCCACCGGTGGTGGACTCGTAGCCGACGCGGGCCTCGGTGGTGCCGGTGTTGTAGTTGGCGCCGTCGTAGAAGTTGGCGTCGGGATGCTTCTTGTAGACGGTGGTCCAGTTGGTGGTCTTGCCGCTGAGGGGCGGGTCGATGAAGACGGGGTAGACCGTGTTCGGTGCGGTCAGGAGGGAGAGGTCGGGGGTGACGGTCAGCGTGGCCGACGTGGTTCCGGGGGTGTCGAGGGCGGAGGTGCCGACGGTCCGGTGGGTTCCGGGGTGGGGGCCGGTGAGGCCGGGGAGGGCGAACACCTCGGCGGGGGTGGGATCGGCCACGGTGGTGGTGCCGGCGCCGGTGCCCGTGCGGTACGTCGACTGCTGGGCGGTTCCGGAGCTGTCGGCGTCGCTCTCGCTCGGGGTGGGGTCTGCTGCCGGCGACTCCGACGGTGACGGCGACGGGGTGGTGGGGTCGTCCTCCGGGTCAGGTGCGGCGGTGTCCTCGGTGTCGGCGCCCGTCGGGTTGTCGGACGGGGCCTCTCCCGGCTCCTCGGAGTACGTGGGGGAGGGATCGGCGGTGGGTTCCGCGGGTTCGGGGTCGGCTCCCTCGGTGACGGCCGGAGTGCCTGCCGAGTCCCACATGTACGGGGTCGGGGACACGGCGATCTCCTGGCCCTCGCTGTCCCGGGCGGTCACGACGTCGGTCACCGGATCGAGGTGGAAGGTGAGATCCGGCGAGGTCAGACGGTAGGGGAGCGAGGCGAGCGCGGGATCGGCGGCAGCCTCGGCGCTGTGCACGACCAGGACGTGACTGAAGCCGTTGTCGCGGGCGGTGAGCATCAGGTCGACACCGTCGAACACGCCCTGGTAGAGGGCGCTCGAACCGTCGATGACGGGGGCGGGCAGGGTGCCGGGCCAGCCCATGGTGATCTCGTGGCCGTCGCTGGTGAAGGTGACCAGGTCGGTGTAGGTGGTGGTGTCATCGGCCACCGGGGTGACGGCCGTGCGGTTCGTGCGCGAGGCGCGGGAGACGGCGTACGCGGCCGGGCGGGCGGCGCTCGAACGCTCGCTGCCCGCCGAGAAGACCACCGGCGAGGTCGTGGCCCTGGGCGCCCAGCCCTCCTCTGTGCGGGAGAGCGCGGTGTCGATGGGCTGCCAGGCACCGTCGACCATGGCCCGTACGGGGGCGCCGTACGCGGTGAGTTCGAAGCTGCCGTCGGGCAGGGCGTAGGTGGTCGAGGTGGCGTCGCGCAGGGCGGTTACCTCGACGCGCTTCCGGGTGTTACGGGCCTGTGTCTGGGCGGCGCTCTCGGTCAGGAGGGCGGTGGCCGCTTTCGGACGGTCCCGGCCTGCGGCGCTGTCCGGTTCACCCCATTCCGGGACGGTGAGGAGGGTGACGCCCAGGGCTGCGGCCACCAGGGCTGCCACCCCTGCGAGACGACGACGGTCCACGGTGCTGAATTCCCCTCCCCGTAACGACAGCGCGCAGCGCTGTTGAATCCTCCGTTCCGCGCAGCCGTATCCAATACGAGCGAGTATGAATCTGTGAATTGCCAATGAATTCGGTGCTGCGGATCGGAGTGTGCGAGCAGCATGCCGGAAGAGGGCCCCGTCATCCATAGGTGTTTTCGTCCCGCGATGAGGGGCGGGGTGGGTGGAGCGGGGCGGCGTCGGAGAAGGCCCTGATGACACGGGTGTGACGAATCGTCATGAATCAGATTAATTTACCAGAACGATCGGTACATTTTCCTGTGGATCGCTCCTTTTATGGCTTGTTGGTGGATTTAGTGAAGTTAAAGGGGTGGTATGAGTGAGGTAAATCACCTCTTCCTTGAGGCGATTGACGGAATGTGAATGAGTGGCAGAAGATCCGGCCTCTGGACCGGATCGAGCTGGGGGGCTGCGGCGTCGTGTGGGGATCGCTTTTGCGCAGACGTCTGAGAATGCGGATCGGCGTGATCCTCGCGCTGCTCGTGGCCCTGACGGTCGGCACGCTGACCGGAAGCGCCTCCGCCGTACCGCCGCCCGACGACGACCGCAACGGCGTCGAGCTGGTCGACCTGCCCGTCGCCGAGGAGACGAAGGGTGAGGACGGCGGTGCCCTCGCCGACCTGACCACCGGCGCTGTCCAGGCCGAGCCGGACTACGAGCCGACCAAGGTCGCCGAGCCGGCCGCCGACACCGAAACCGAGACCGTGTCCGGCCTGACCGCCGGCGAGACCGTCCCCGTAGGCACTCTCCCCATCGAGGTCGGCGCCCCCGACGACGCCACCCCCACCCAGGCACAGGCACTGGAGGGTGCCTGGCAGGCCACTCTCCTCGACGACACCACCCTGGGCGACCGTGACATCAGCGGCCTCGTCTTCCGGGTGGACCCGCCCGACACCGCCACCGGCGACGCGGTCGTCGCCCTGGACTACACCCAGTTCGCCGAGCTGTACGGCGCCGACTGGGCGGACCGGCTGCAGTTCGTCAGGTTCCCCGCGTGCTTCCTGACCACCCCGGACACCGAGGGCTGCTCCGAGCCGACCGAGGTCGACACCCGGAACGTCATCGAACCCGCGACCACCGACGTCACCGGTGACGGTGTCCTGGACGGCGTCCGGCGCGTCGAGGCCGTCATCGACGTCGCCGAACTCACCGACACGACCGCCACTTCGACGGGCGCGAGCACGGCCGCCGCCACGGACGACGAGGGCGTGATCACCGACGGCGTGTACCGGAAGACCGGGACCGGCGCGGGAGTGCGTACCGTCGCCGAGGAGTCCGACGCCTCCGTTTTCGCCGCCACCTCCTCCGGCAGCGGCGCCAAGGGTGACTTCTCCGCGACCCCGCTGGTCAGCGCGGGTTCCTGGGCGGCCGGCAACAGCTCGGGCTCCTTCAGTTACACGTACGGCCTCCAGGCTCCGACCGTCCCCAACGGACCTTCGCCCAGCATCGTCTTCGGCTACAACTCGCAGGTCGTCGACGGCCGTACGTCCGCCACGAACAACCAGGCCTCCTGGATCGGCGACGGCTGGGAGTACAACCCGGGCTCGGTCACCCGCACCTACCGGACGTGCCGCGACGACCTCGACGACGACGCCAACAACGCCAACCGCAAGACCAGTGACCTGTGCTGGGGCTCCGACAACGCCACCCTCACCCTCGGCGGCACCACCACCGAGCTGGTCAAGGACAACACCCCCGACGCCGACCTCGACGAGAACACCACCGACCAGTGGGTCACCGCCAACGGTGACGGCTCGCGCGTCGAGCTGCTCACGAACACCGCGCTAGGCAACGGCGACGAGGACGGCGAGTACTGGAAGGTCACCACCCGAGACGGCACCCAGTACTACTTCGGCAAGCACAAGCTGACGTCCAGTGCCACCGAGGTCACCAACTCCGTACTGACCGTGCCGGTGGCCGGCAACCAGCCCGGCGAGCCCTGCCACGCCACGAAGTTCGCCGACTCCTTCTGCGACCAGGCCTGGCGCTGGAACCTCGACTACGTCGTGGACCCCCATGGCAACGCCATGACCCTGTGGTGGAAGAAGTACAGCAACCACTACGCGAAGAACCTGAAGTTCAAGGAGCCGGTCGAGTACGACCGCGACGGTCAGCTCCTTCGCATCGACTACGGCCAGCGCGAGGACACCCTGTTCTCCGCAGACCCGATCGCCCGCGTCGCCTTCACGCTCGACGAGCGCTGCTTCACCGAGGACGGCATCGCCTGCACCGAGGACAACTTCACCTCCGGCGACTGGGACAAGACCCACATCTGGTACGACACCCCGGCCGACCTGTACTGCTCCGGCGACACCGGCAAGGAGTGCTTCGTACCGGTGCCCACGTTCTGGTCGCGGCAGCGCCTGGCACAGGTCACCACCTCCGCCCAGCGCACCCAGGGCTCGACCGGGCTGTCCAAGGTCGACTCCTGGACTCTCCAGCAGTCGCTGCCCGCCGAGCGCACCGACGAGGGCACCGCTCTGTGGCTGGAGTCCATCACCCGCACGGGCTTCGGTGCCGACGGCAAGTCCCTCCCGCTGCGCCCGGTGACGTTCGTCGCCAACACGGAGGCCATGCCCAACCGGGTCAAGGAGGGTGCGAACGACCCCGCCCCCACTTTCGACCGGCTGCGCATCGAACGGATCGTGAGCGAGTACGGCGGCGAGACCCTCGTCGACTACTCCGAACCCGTCGACGAGTGCGCCTCCGGCAGCGGCTTCCCCAAGCCCGAGGAGAACACCGGGCTGTGCTTCCCGGCGTACTGGCATCCTGACCCGGACAAGGCCGACGAGAACATCGACTGGTTCAACAAGTACGTCGTCGACAACGTCCAGGAACTGCCCGCCATGACGGGCGTCCCGACGATGACGACCAGCTACAAGTACGAGGGCGGTGGCGCCTGGGCCCTGAACCAGGCGGAGTTCTCCAAGAAGAAGACCCGCACCTACGACCAGTGGCGCGGTTTCTCCGTCGTCCGCACGATCGGCGGCGCGGACAACTCCGAGCAGTACCTCGGCACCCAGCGGTCGATGACCGAGACCCGCTACTTCCGTGGAATGGACGGCGACCCGCTGCCGGACGGTACGACCCGCTCGGTCGACGTGAAGGACTACGCCGACGAGCTGATCGCCGCCGACAGGCTGCCGTACGCCGGCCGTGTCGCGGAGACGATGACGTACACGAAGTACGGCGGCGACCTGGTGACGCGCTCCGTCGACCGCCCCAAGCACACGGTGCTCGCCACCCGTACCCGCGACGGCGGTATCCCGCCGCTCAGGGCCTACCGGGTCCTGGACGACCGGGACGATACGGTGACCCGGTCGTCCAAGACCGGCGACGACAAGCGTGAGTGGCGGACCGTCAGGTCGACGACCACGTACGACGGCTACGGCCTGCCTGTGCAGGTGGAGTCCGAAGGCGACACAGGCCGGTCGGGCGACGAGTCGTGCACGGTGTCGTCGTACGTCCACAACACCACCGACTGGCTGATCGGCCTGCCCCAGCAGTCGCGGACCACCCCGGGCTTCTGCGCCGCCGCGGCCACGGTGACCGACGCCGACCTGATCGCCGGCTCACGTGTCGCCTACGACGACGGCGAGTACGCCGACACCCCGACCGAGGGTCTCGCGACCACCACCTGGGACATCGGCGGGAGCGGCGCCTGGAGCCGACGCGGCACGCTCACCTACGACGGTTTCGGCCGCGTGGAGACCACCACCGACGCCTTGGGCAACACCGACACGACCACCTACACGCCCGAGACGGGCCAGGTGTACGCGGTCACGATGACCAACGAACTCGGCCATGAGGAGACGACGGCCGTCGACCCGGCCCGTGGCACCTCCCTGAAGGAGACCGACACCAACGGCCACTACAGCGCGTTCGCCTACGACGCGCTGGGCCGCACGACGGCCGGCTGGAGCGACGCGACGCAGACGACCTCCGCCAACCCGTTGGTGAGGTTCGCGTACAACACCACGGCCGGGGAGCCGGTATCCGTGGTCACCTCCGCGCTCAACGACCGTGGCACGTACGACGATTCGGTGGTCTTCTACGACGGCCTGGGACGCGAGCGACAGCGGCAGGAGCCGGCGGTCGGCAAGGGCCGCCTCATCACCGACACCCACTACAGCGCGAACGGCACGATCGAGCGCACGGACAACGCCTACTACGCGCCGGACGACCCGAAGACGGTGATGTTCGAGGTCGAATCGGACTTCCGCGTCCCCAACTCCACGCTGTACGCGTACGACGGCTTGGGCCGGACCCTGTCGGAGACCCCGTACGAGGCGGGCAGCACCAAGCCCGCGAAGTCCACACGCTACGAGTACGGCTACGACTACTCCACGGTCATCGAGCCGACCGGCGCCGCAGCGCAGCGCAGTTACAGCGACGCACTCGGCCGCACGGTCCGTGTCGACACCTTCACCGACGCCCTGCGCTCGGCCTACCGCGCCACGGAGTACGAGTTTGACGCACGCGGCGACCAGATCGGCGCGACCGACAGCCAGGGCAACACCTGGTCGTGGACGTACGACGCCCGGGGCCGCCAGCTCACGGCGACGGACCCGGACACCGGCACGACCTCGACCACGTACGACGTCCTGGACCGCCCGGTGACGACGACCGACGCCCGTGGCGTGAAGGTGTGGACGGGCTACGACGAGTTGTCGCGCCCGACCGAGCAGCGCTTGACCTCCGCCACCGGAACGAAGCTGGCCGAGACCGTCTACGACGGGATCGTCGGGGCCGCCGGACTGCCCTCGAAGTCCACCCGCTACACCGACAACCTGCTGTACACCACAGAGGTGTTGGGTTACACCGATGACTACCAGCCCAAGGGCACGCGGCTCACGTTGCCGCCGCTGGTGGCGGAGCGGGCCGGTCTGCTCGGTG
The DNA window shown above is from Streptomyces sp. NBC_01451 and carries:
- a CDS encoding VCBS repeat-containing protein, whose protein sequence is MDRRRLAGVAALVAAALGVTLLTVPEWGEPDSAAGRDRPKAATALLTESAAQTQARNTRKRVEVTALRDATSTTYALPDGSFELTAYGAPVRAMVDGAWQPIDTALSRTEEGWAPRATTSPVVFSAGSERSSAARPAAYAVSRASRTNRTAVTPVADDTTTYTDLVTFTSDGHEITMGWPGTLPAPVIDGSSALYQGVFDGVDLMLTARDNGFSHVLVVHSAEAAADPALASLPYRLTSPDLTFHLDPVTDVVTARDSEGQEIAVSPTPYMWDSAGTPAVTEGADPEPAEPTADPSPTYSEEPGEAPSDNPTGADTEDTAAPDPEDDPTTPSPSPSESPAADPTPSESDADSSGTAQQSTYRTGTGAGTTTVADPTPAEVFALPGLTGPHPGTHRTVGTSALDTPGTTSATLTVTPDLSLLTAPNTVYPVFIDPPLSGKTTNWTTVYKKHPDANFYDGANYNTGTTEARVGYESTTGGLSRSFFRLGWKTSIKGATMKSAYIRLQETYAWSCTARSMELWRTGPISSATTWNNQPSWVSQIGVKSFAHGWNSSCPDDYVRYDAMSVAQDAADAGWVSLFIGLQATDESSSYSWKKFKAESEAAPKLVMEYTRKPAEPTKLHMTPGPDCDTTSPYASVGGADLTFDATGTDPDGDLKYLDFEVWQNGSSTKLYDTPVSVDSAGKASVTLDGLDGSSSKFANGKTYHWRVRGLDATGSGSTYAPKGDGNCGFVYDATRPNSPNVTSTAFPEDDGTGAVWSSVSFGTGGAATFDAQGSKDTVKYEFSYNNSTFNHSATPATAGGTATATLTPPSAGPNVLYVRAVDAASNVSEAFKYIFYVKPRDTADAPGDVTGDAKPDLFVIDQFDDLRLYPAPSNGDIHASLPAAHDEGAVLAEDDAYDSYWTGALITHNGDFLPGDGIQDLVARMPDGRLYVYPGDGYGSVDITRQTEIVLPSGAPDPADLDQILAVGDIDNDDRPDLFAIAGTQYWAFLGYTGGTFSSAVLQNDGTAWADRDLVSVGDHNADGEVDLVYRILSSGRLWLRFGKSDGNGGTTLASLSTSGNSLNGTDTAYASSGWTTSTVRLLMGGPDVNLDGIPDMWAVMNDDLGTVRFYRGGASTVGAYTTVVSSGWTEKGAVG
- a CDS encoding ricin-type beta-trefoil lectin domain protein, encoding MRRRLRMRIGVILALLVALTVGTLTGSASAVPPPDDDRNGVELVDLPVAEETKGEDGGALADLTTGAVQAEPDYEPTKVAEPAADTETETVSGLTAGETVPVGTLPIEVGAPDDATPTQAQALEGAWQATLLDDTTLGDRDISGLVFRVDPPDTATGDAVVALDYTQFAELYGADWADRLQFVRFPACFLTTPDTEGCSEPTEVDTRNVIEPATTDVTGDGVLDGVRRVEAVIDVAELTDTTATSTGASTAAATDDEGVITDGVYRKTGTGAGVRTVAEESDASVFAATSSGSGAKGDFSATPLVSAGSWAAGNSSGSFSYTYGLQAPTVPNGPSPSIVFGYNSQVVDGRTSATNNQASWIGDGWEYNPGSVTRTYRTCRDDLDDDANNANRKTSDLCWGSDNATLTLGGTTTELVKDNTPDADLDENTTDQWVTANGDGSRVELLTNTALGNGDEDGEYWKVTTRDGTQYYFGKHKLTSSATEVTNSVLTVPVAGNQPGEPCHATKFADSFCDQAWRWNLDYVVDPHGNAMTLWWKKYSNHYAKNLKFKEPVEYDRDGQLLRIDYGQREDTLFSADPIARVAFTLDERCFTEDGIACTEDNFTSGDWDKTHIWYDTPADLYCSGDTGKECFVPVPTFWSRQRLAQVTTSAQRTQGSTGLSKVDSWTLQQSLPAERTDEGTALWLESITRTGFGADGKSLPLRPVTFVANTEAMPNRVKEGANDPAPTFDRLRIERIVSEYGGETLVDYSEPVDECASGSGFPKPEENTGLCFPAYWHPDPDKADENIDWFNKYVVDNVQELPAMTGVPTMTTSYKYEGGGAWALNQAEFSKKKTRTYDQWRGFSVVRTIGGADNSEQYLGTQRSMTETRYFRGMDGDPLPDGTTRSVDVKDYADELIAADRLPYAGRVAETMTYTKYGGDLVTRSVDRPKHTVLATRTRDGGIPPLRAYRVLDDRDDTVTRSSKTGDDKREWRTVRSTTTYDGYGLPVQVESEGDTGRSGDESCTVSSYVHNTTDWLIGLPQQSRTTPGFCAAAATVTDADLIAGSRVAYDDGEYADTPTEGLATTTWDIGGSGAWSRRGTLTYDGFGRVETTTDALGNTDTTTYTPETGQVYAVTMTNELGHEETTAVDPARGTSLKETDTNGHYSAFAYDALGRTTAGWSDATQTTSANPLVRFAYNTTAGEPVSVVTSALNDRGTYDDSVVFYDGLGRERQRQEPAVGKGRLITDTHYSANGTIERTDNAYYAPDDPKTVMFEVESDFRVPNSTLYAYDGLGRTLSETPYEAGSTKPAKSTRYEYGYDYSTVIEPTGAAAQRSYSDALGRTVRVDTFTDALRSAYRATEYEFDARGDQIGATDSQGNTWSWTYDARGRQLTATDPDTGTTSTTYDVLDRPVTTTDARGVKVWTGYDELSRPTEQRLTSATGTKLAETVYDGIVGAAGLPSKSTRYTDNLLYTTEVLGYTDDYQPKGTRLTLPPLVAERAGLLGVYAYTYEYSRMGQLTSVTLPKAGTLEEEKVVTRYNADGLPVSTSGLDWYTAETDYSPYGEVLRSVTGEMPNRVWTTNLFDESTGELTRSIVDRESITDTTGVLDHRVNNRTYAYDNAGNVTRIEDTVDAVTDRQCYSYDVIGQLTRAWTASDAACATATDGTPTAVTAGARADGYHKKYEYDAAGNREKLVEYDPAGDATKTATTTYAYGKADGSQPHTLTGMSHTVGSSPEITEAATLTYDETGNTETRTYGGDEQALSWTWDGQVEKVTGFGENGSGAWVGLAGKCLDVQSGATAAGTPVQLYDCNGTKAQKFRIDADAGSSDSSTGALKVLGKCVVPSGGAAANGTAAVLATCDGSAGQQWTTISAGHKLKHASSGKCLDVPSSNSASGTDLQLYTCDTDGQAQTWAPANETTYVYGPGGERLLALSAAENVLYLGDTTVARTASGGAAYTERYYAQPGAPTVMRHAQGIGSTSTLHAQITDQNGTAYADVSLAEGNEVAFSRADPFGVRRGTESNQWRSHQGYIGGDDDAASGLVHLGAREYDPSTGRFISADPVLDLADPVQLNGYVYCENNPVTYSDPSGLMSKADGGGGGGGSEDLTGYGGPSASDLAWASGQLGMSIADFVRANAGAWVISLLGLDDAVACVTRGDAGACAWAALSLLGGAFSKMKSLAKTINRVIGAYQTWQKAKERARKLLAAAEKARELARKAKEAKRKAAARAAQIKKAAQQAKTRAAKAAAKKTGNAVQKAKKAVAKAGETVRTGYQKARAKLGGGCKTSNSFVPGTLVLMADGTTKPIEDVTNGDKVLATDPETGETAVETVTAEIEGEGVKHLVKVTIDVDGDEGDAVASVTATDGHPIWVPALGEWVKATDLKSGEWLRTDVGAYVQVAAIERWTVQQATVHNLTVSDLHTYYVLAGAKPVLVHNCGGSEWTPDENYSPEAVAARSAANKAYYETPQDIHDLVSDVVSNSNYPQRMTGPAGNRRPDVYGAHGAPRAAQRWRGSTIYDNGDPLSQARILVNGNGDIAYVGRARDGSHNYNQIIPYPWATRP